In Methanonatronarchaeum sp. AMET-Sl, one genomic interval encodes:
- a CDS encoding ATP-grasp fold amidoligase family protein: MSKIKKSLKIIKQQGLKNFGQEICKYTLLESPISSFLKTILGEKTNHEFYNYFNLGYWPNIKTPETFNEKLLHRKLYTNNKLFSIVEDKFNARSYVNRKLENDILPDLYHVTEDPETIPFQELPDEYVIKPTHLSGPVIILDKDTDLEEKEIKDKCSDWLKINHGKKNKEYWYEQIKPRIIVEERLKTEDSYVPLDFKFFAFHNKVEYIQVDFDRYDNHRRTIFDKNWIAQNFKIKYPKGPKIQKPSNLEEMIEIAEKLSADFNFIRVDLYSLNNERIVFGELTVCPESGAAKIRPLKYDYKLGDLWRK; this comes from the coding sequence ATGTCTAAAATAAAAAAATCATTAAAAATTATTAAACAACAAGGATTGAAAAATTTTGGCCAAGAAATTTGCAAATATACTTTATTAGAAAGCCCTATCTCTTCGTTTTTGAAAACAATATTAGGTGAGAAGACAAACCATGAGTTTTATAATTATTTCAACTTGGGTTACTGGCCTAATATAAAAACCCCCGAGACCTTTAATGAGAAACTGTTACATCGTAAATTGTATACAAATAACAAGCTTTTTTCCATTGTTGAGGATAAATTTAACGCTAGGAGCTATGTTAATAGAAAACTAGAAAATGATATTCTACCAGACCTATATCATGTCACAGAAGATCCAGAAACTATACCTTTCCAAGAACTTCCTGATGAATACGTTATAAAGCCAACACACTTGAGTGGACCAGTAATCATACTGGATAAAGATACTGACCTTGAAGAAAAAGAAATAAAAGATAAGTGTAGTGATTGGCTAAAAATAAATCATGGGAAAAAAAACAAAGAGTACTGGTACGAACAAATAAAACCACGTATAATCGTAGAAGAAAGACTCAAAACTGAGGACTCTTATGTGCCCTTGGACTTTAAATTTTTTGCTTTTCATAATAAAGTAGAGTATATCCAGGTTGATTTTGATAGATATGATAACCATAGAAGGACAATATTTGATAAAAATTGGATTGCTCAGAACTTTAAAATAAAATATCCAAAAGGACCTAAAATTCAAAAACCAAGTAATTTAGAAGAAATGATTGAAATAGCAGAAAAACTAAGTGCAGATTTTAATTTCATACGAGTTGATTTATATAGTCTAAACAATGAACGAATCGTTTTTGGGGAATTAACCGTGTGCCCAGAATCAGGTGCAGCAAAAATTAGGCCCTTAAAATATGATTACAAACTAGGTGATTTATGGAGAAAATAA
- a CDS encoding glycosyltransferase: protein MKFVSILNDGFVDGFIALLNSLIQNSGLDTIDYTIVEIGEGISSINKKKINSMALDSNVEVELSYFDSKGLGEIAFNSSLFNDKSKSLNINKLLIFNLPFDEPICYLDADMLCLSDIKYLKEIEAGWSCEKGFYAVPNIGKLPPKSIKNQPMFNAGLFVFRPDEEVFNEIKTFTKNFMTKNRNTDKKYLQYSDQRIINEFIYKNYPNSLKLLGFEWNAIITLKHHNKGLWRYINSSDAKFYHYTAIKPWRINPKTAYKDYKKRKGIRGKIGYIYDYISSQILYKNEIKIWKNYIPKNRENNPI from the coding sequence ATGAAGTTTGTATCGATATTGAATGATGGTTTTGTGGATGGGTTTATTGCATTGCTTAATTCTCTTATTCAAAATTCCGGGTTAGATACGATAGATTATACTATAGTTGAAATTGGAGAAGGTATTTCTTCTATTAATAAAAAGAAAATTAATTCAATGGCTTTAGATTCTAATGTCGAAGTTGAACTTAGTTATTTTGATTCTAAAGGACTTGGAGAAATAGCTTTTAATTCATCCTTATTTAATGATAAATCTAAATCTCTAAACATTAATAAATTACTTATATTTAACCTTCCTTTCGATGAACCTATTTGTTATTTAGATGCAGATATGCTTTGTTTAAGCGATATTAAATATTTGAAAGAGATTGAAGCAGGCTGGTCCTGTGAAAAAGGCTTTTATGCCGTTCCTAACATTGGAAAACTTCCTCCTAAATCTATAAAAAATCAACCTATGTTTAATGCTGGCCTATTTGTATTTCGCCCAGATGAAGAAGTCTTCAATGAAATAAAAACATTCACAAAAAACTTTATGACAAAAAATAGAAATACAGATAAAAAATACTTACAATATAGTGACCAACGCATAATCAACGAATTCATATACAAAAATTACCCTAATTCTCTAAAATTATTAGGTTTCGAGTGGAATGCAATAATAACTTTAAAACACCATAACAAAGGTCTTTGGCGTTATATCAATTCAAGTGACGCTAAATTTTACCACTATACAGCTATAAAACCATGGAGAATAAACCCAAAAACAGCATATAAAGATTATAAAAAGAGAAAAGGAATTAGAGGTAAAATAGGATATATATACGATTATATTTCCTCTCAAATCTTATACAAAAATGAAATAAAAATTTGGAAAAACTACATACCTAAAAATAGGGAAAATAATCCAATATGA
- a CDS encoding glycosyltransferase: MKPLVSVCLTTYNGERFLREVIESILSQTYSNYEFIIIDDGSTDSTKDILSEYHNNSKIRIHHQSNKGRAISLNKTINLSKGRYIAIIDDDDPSKPKRLEKQVKFLEKHPEYGLVGSYWGREYPDNPEKEKEVIKPPTKDEKIRKAFPRYSPFLHSSILIRKKILNKKPYNENLRNCLDLDLYIKIAKNHKLANIPKVLAKQRFHEQQHFANQLNRKKNLRTDSKIKIKAVKKLKLKPHNYIYPIMIYLYTFLPTKIQKQIKKTFKKHFIAK, encoded by the coding sequence ATGAAGCCTCTTGTTAGTGTTTGTTTGACAACGTATAATGGGGAAAGATTTCTTAGAGAGGTAATTGAGAGTATATTGAGTCAAACGTATAGCAATTATGAGTTTATTATTATTGATGATGGGTCTACCGATAGTACTAAAGATATTTTGTCAGAATACCATAACAATAGTAAAATTCGGATACATCATCAGTCAAATAAAGGACGGGCAATAAGTCTTAATAAAACAATTAATTTATCTAAAGGACGTTATATTGCAATTATTGATGACGACGACCCTTCTAAACCAAAAAGACTTGAAAAACAAGTAAAATTTCTTGAAAAACATCCTGAATATGGTTTAGTAGGAAGCTATTGGGGGAGAGAATACCCTGACAACCCTGAAAAAGAAAAAGAAGTTATAAAACCACCGACCAAAGACGAAAAAATAAGAAAAGCGTTTCCAAGATACAGTCCATTCCTACATAGCTCCATACTAATAAGAAAAAAAATCTTAAACAAAAAACCATACAACGAGAATCTAAGAAACTGCTTAGACCTAGATTTATACATAAAAATAGCCAAAAACCATAAACTAGCAAATATACCCAAAGTACTCGCAAAACAAAGATTCCACGAACAACAACATTTCGCAAACCAACTAAACCGCAAAAAAAACCTAAGAACAGACTCAAAAATCAAAATAAAAGCCGTCAAAAAACTAAAACTAAAACCACACAACTACATATACCCAATAATGATATACCTATACACATTCCTACCCACAAAAATACAAAAACAAATCAAAAAAACATTCAAAAAACACTTCATAGCAAAATAA
- a CDS encoding glycosyltransferase, which yields MKIFCKSFPPHLGGDGILVENYLKHGERNAHVYTVGSGESPDNVTFLSPEYDSTYRKKAREIASDDEMLWVHSTRLGIDLNKKMTKNDFLTVHGLFGLIPRKTDIWWKHYRNKIAEYIYFKFLCNSQVTVVSPYSKEKLSKYINPHHIPNGVNFTGFKDTEKEKKAVFLGRHHPQKDLKLVTKIAKYLTQQGYQVHIGGKPNKYSLNQKWNKIDKLTHGYLTEEEKQKWLEESKYLIQPSKWEGLPITLMESLKHKCIPIIRNYSNINKTDLSKYFIFVNQKNYKNKLQKTEYTEHDFKKLKKLLNGKYNWKNIIKQYDKLFTVKENEI from the coding sequence ATGAAGATATTTTGTAAATCATTCCCTCCCCATCTAGGTGGAGATGGCATACTTGTTGAAAACTATTTGAAACATGGAGAAAGAAATGCCCATGTCTATACAGTAGGATCTGGAGAAAGCCCCGATAATGTCACATTCCTTTCACCAGAATATGATAGTACTTATCGGAAAAAAGCAAGAGAGATTGCTTCAGATGACGAAATGTTATGGGTTCATTCAACAAGACTTGGAATCGACCTAAATAAAAAAATGACGAAAAACGATTTTCTAACCGTACATGGGTTATTTGGATTAATTCCTAGGAAAACAGATATATGGTGGAAACACTACCGAAATAAAATAGCAGAATACATATATTTCAAATTTCTATGCAACTCACAAGTAACAGTCGTATCCCCTTACTCAAAAGAAAAACTATCCAAATACATAAATCCACACCACATACCAAATGGAGTAAATTTCACTGGCTTCAAAGACACAGAAAAAGAGAAAAAAGCAGTATTCCTTGGAAGACACCATCCACAAAAAGACCTAAAACTTGTAACCAAAATAGCCAAATACCTAACACAACAAGGATACCAAGTACATATAGGCGGAAAGCCAAACAAATACTCACTCAATCAAAAATGGAACAAAATAGACAAACTAACACACGGATACCTAACCGAAGAAGAAAAACAAAAATGGCTAGAAGAAAGCAAATACCTAATCCAACCATCAAAATGGGAAGGGTTACCAATAACACTAATGGAAAGCCTAAAACATAAATGCATACCAATAATCCGAAACTACTCAAATATAAATAAAACTGACTTATCAAAATACTTCATATTTGTAAATCAAAAAAACTATAAAAATAAATTACAAAAAACAGAATACACAGAACATGATTTCAAAAAACTAAAGAAACTATTAAACGGAAAATACAACTGGAAAAATATAATAAAACAATACGACAAGCTATTCACAGTAAAAGAAAATGAAATATGA
- a CDS encoding fumarate hydratase yields MTELQKKLTKTANQLIQEAETQLPGWAEKKLQKTYQKEEGVSKKQIQNILDNLEIAKLKNKPICQDTGLITFYIEVGRDLQIDFQIQKALEQAVRDATKELPMRPSIVDPITRKNTDDNTGRGVPHIEYEPVKGDEIKLGVLVKGGGSENVARQKMFLPDEASKIPEWVVEVVGEAGAKPCPPIYIGLGIGGGLDISAKLAKKALMEQPNTSKGEIGEMENQILEKVNELGVGPMGLGGDTTALGVSIETASCHTASLPVALNVQCWATRTATTTIEA; encoded by the coding sequence ATGACGGAGCTACAGAAAAAACTAACAAAAACCGCCAATCAACTGATTCAGGAAGCGGAGACACAGTTGCCAGGTTGGGCTGAAAAAAAACTACAGAAAACCTACCAGAAAGAAGAAGGCGTTTCAAAGAAACAAATACAAAACATCCTCGATAACTTAGAAATAGCAAAATTAAAAAACAAACCAATCTGCCAGGACACAGGACTAATCACATTCTACATCGAAGTAGGAAGAGACCTACAAATAGATTTTCAAATACAAAAGGCATTAGAGCAAGCTGTTAGAGACGCTACAAAAGAACTACCGATGCGTCCAAGCATCGTAGACCCAATAACCAGAAAAAACACGGACGACAACACTGGTAGGGGAGTTCCACATATAGAATACGAACCGGTTAAGGGTGATGAAATTAAGTTGGGTGTTTTGGTTAAGGGTGGGGGGTCGGAGAATGTTGCTAGACAAAAAATGTTCCTACCGGACGAAGCAAGCAAAATCCCAGAGTGGGTAGTTGAGGTGGTTGGTGAGGCTGGAGCTAAACCCTGCCCACCTATCTACATTGGACTGGGAATTGGTGGAGGCCTGGATATTTCAGCAAAACTAGCCAAAAAAGCTTTAATGGAACAACCAAACACAAGCAAAGGAGAGATAGGGGAGATGGAAAACCAGATTTTAGAAAAAGTTAATGAGTTGGGGGTTGGGCCGATGGGGCTTGGTGGAGATACAACTGCCCTTGGAGTCTCTATAGAGACTGCATCTTGCCATACAGCCTCCTTACCTGTTGCATTAAATGTTCAGTGTTGGGCAACCAGAACCGCCACCACCACTATAGAGGCCTAA
- a CDS encoding FumA C-terminus/TtdB family hydratase beta subunit has protein sequence MTKTNTNIITPISKNEIMKLRAGDEVQLSGVIYTARDSAHKRILENDIELDLDGAVIYHCGPLMEKNDWWRVVAAGPTTSTRLSKFIPKLLQKHKIRAMIGKGGLGKQAIRAMEKYGCCYLAYTGGCAALASDQITEVMDVKWLDLGMPEAIWKLKIKNLPTTVAIDTQGNNLYKK, from the coding sequence ATGACAAAAACCAATACCAATATAATAACACCAATCTCCAAAAACGAGATAATGAAATTAAGGGCTGGAGATGAGGTCCAGTTATCTGGAGTTATATATACGGCCCGAGACTCTGCTCACAAACGAATCTTAGAAAATGATATAGAGTTGGATTTGGATGGAGCAGTGATATATCATTGTGGGCCTTTAATGGAGAAAAACGATTGGTGGAGAGTAGTGGCTGCAGGCCCAACAACAAGCACTCGGCTCAGCAAATTCATTCCAAAACTACTACAAAAACACAAAATCAGAGCAATGATCGGAAAAGGCGGGCTCGGAAAACAAGCAATCAGAGCAATGGAAAAATATGGTTGTTGTTATCTCGCATATACCGGTGGATGCGCCGCACTAGCATCAGATCAAATCACGGAAGTAATGGATGTAAAGTGGCTAGACCTAGGAATGCCCGAAGCAATATGGAAACTAAAAATCAAAAACCTACCAACAACAGTAGCAATAGACACACAAGGAAACAACCTATACAAAAAATAA
- a CDS encoding aspartate kinase, which produces MSSLDRVVMKFGGTSVKDAEMIKKVASITHEKYSGGVEVVVVVSAMSGTTDQLLEIGENLKKGKKQKANQLIDEIETRHKNTINQVISDKKLLGEVLGEVGEVFGELRLLADEMDNFIDRSFDYLMSFGERLSAPIVSAAIQDIGVPSTHLTGREAGVITNQCYGSAIPLSESNKRIKESVLPLLNESVPVITGFIGCSKNGDITTLGRGGSDYSASTIGRAIDADEIWIWTDVDGLLTTDPSVVPDAKTLKRISYREAMELSFFGAEVLHPKSIEPAIEKNIPVRVKNTYKPSFKGTLIVKDEEKVEGVVKGVSAERDVALVNITGMDIIGTPGIAADAFGALANADINIIMISTGSSEPTISLLVDEKDLSRATKALKTEFSDNTIEEITSDPEVSVITVVGSGMAGTPGIAGRVFTAIGRKKINIIMISQGSSEFNISFVIKNNQTKKALTQLHKEFGLHNINY; this is translated from the coding sequence ATGTCTAGTCTGGATAGAGTTGTTATGAAGTTTGGCGGTACAAGTGTAAAGGATGCCGAAATGATAAAGAAAGTAGCCTCAATAACCCACGAAAAATATAGTGGGGGTGTTGAGGTTGTTGTTGTAGTGTCGGCTATGTCCGGAACCACCGATCAACTACTTGAAATTGGTGAAAACCTCAAAAAAGGAAAAAAACAAAAAGCAAACCAACTAATCGACGAAATTGAAACCAGACATAAAAACACCATCAATCAAGTTATATCCGATAAAAAATTGTTGGGTGAGGTGTTGGGTGAGGTAGGTGAGGTTTTTGGTGAACTTAGGTTGTTGGCTGATGAGATGGATAACTTTATTGATCGTTCTTTTGATTATTTGATGTCTTTTGGTGAGAGGTTGTCAGCTCCTATTGTAAGTGCAGCTATCCAGGATATAGGGGTTCCTTCAACACATCTAACTGGGCGTGAAGCGGGTGTAATAACTAATCAGTGTTATGGAAGTGCTATACCGCTCTCAGAAAGCAACAAAAGAATAAAAGAAAGCGTCCTCCCCCTATTAAATGAGTCTGTGCCTGTTATTACGGGTTTTATTGGTTGTTCTAAGAATGGAGATATAACAACTCTCGGTCGGGGTGGGAGTGATTACTCTGCTTCAACCATTGGTAGGGCGATTGATGCAGATGAAATCTGGATCTGGACAGATGTAGACGGTCTATTAACCACAGATCCATCTGTTGTTCCAGATGCTAAAACCTTAAAACGTATTTCATATCGAGAAGCCATGGAACTATCCTTTTTCGGAGCAGAAGTCCTACATCCAAAGAGTATTGAGCCGGCAATAGAAAAAAACATACCGGTAAGAGTTAAAAACACATATAAACCCAGTTTCAAAGGCACATTAATAGTTAAAGATGAAGAGAAGGTCGAGGGAGTGGTTAAGGGAGTTTCTGCTGAACGGGATGTCGCCCTCGTAAACATAACTGGAATGGATATAATTGGGACACCAGGCATCGCAGCAGACGCATTTGGAGCCCTAGCAAACGCGGACATAAACATAATAATGATAAGTACAGGTTCCTCAGAACCAACAATATCCCTACTCGTAGACGAAAAAGACCTATCAAGAGCAACCAAAGCACTAAAAACCGAGTTCTCAGACAACACAATCGAAGAAATAACCAGCGACCCCGAAGTCTCAGTAATAACAGTAGTTGGAAGCGGAATGGCCGGAACACCAGGCATCGCCGGAAGAGTCTTCACAGCAATAGGTCGAAAAAAAATAAACATAATAATGATAAGCCAAGGATCATCCGAATTCAACATATCATTCGTAATCAAAAACAACCAAACAAAAAAAGCACTCACACAACTACACAAAGAATTCGGACTACACAACATAAACTACTGA
- a CDS encoding radical SAM protein, protein MSRVRRLSESGQYDVVCGANHKLPVFNAKSSYGSHSMLKLLLSNECKFDCLYCQNRCSNNGTSITPVEVSRLANYLKKEGVCGLFLSSGVYGDVDSVMSDLVRAAELTRERGFDGYIHLKVMPGVSRHHIKRTAEVADRLSINIEAPNNNYLNELSSIKDMKIDIERRLRWIDKMDVSHSTQFVVGVLNEKDQEILDKTNELYSKYNTQRVYYSGFKPLNNTPLQTKNPVQTGRIGRLYQSDWLLRKYDYKLKEIKQILIDGMLPDRDPKLEIARKKEPINIEIADIKQLMRIPGIGPKTARKIHQNKNHINSRKDLKKIGVPKKSIPFIEINKTKQKKLTGY, encoded by the coding sequence TTGAGTCGTGTTAGGCGTTTATCTGAATCAGGTCAGTATGATGTGGTTTGTGGTGCAAATCATAAACTTCCGGTTTTTAATGCTAAGTCGAGTTATGGGTCTCACTCGATGTTGAAGCTTTTGTTATCGAATGAATGTAAGTTTGATTGTTTGTATTGTCAGAATAGATGTTCAAACAATGGGACCTCAATAACTCCGGTGGAGGTTAGTAGGTTAGCTAACTACCTAAAAAAGGAGGGGGTTTGTGGTTTATTCCTTTCAAGCGGTGTTTACGGTGATGTTGATTCTGTTATGAGTGATTTGGTTCGAGCGGCAGAGCTAACTCGAGAACGGGGTTTCGATGGGTATATTCATCTTAAAGTGATGCCTGGAGTTAGCCGCCACCATATAAAGAGGACGGCTGAAGTCGCAGATAGATTAAGCATCAATATAGAAGCTCCAAACAACAACTACCTAAACGAACTATCATCAATCAAGGACATGAAAATCGATATTGAACGGAGGTTGAGGTGGATCGATAAAATGGATGTTAGCCATTCAACACAATTCGTAGTTGGAGTCCTCAACGAAAAAGACCAAGAAATACTCGACAAAACAAACGAACTATACTCCAAATACAACACCCAGAGAGTATACTACTCCGGATTCAAACCACTAAACAACACACCCCTCCAAACAAAAAACCCAGTACAAACAGGAAGAATAGGAAGACTATACCAATCAGATTGGCTACTAAGAAAATATGACTATAAACTCAAAGAAATAAAACAAATTCTAATAGATGGAATGTTGCCGGATAGAGACCCTAAACTAGAGATAGCGAGAAAAAAAGAACCAATCAACATAGAGATAGCAGACATAAAACAATTGATGCGGATACCTGGAATCGGCCCAAAAACAGCTAGAAAAATACATCAAAACAAAAACCACATAAACAGCCGGAAAGACCTCAAGAAAATAGGAGTGCCTAAAAAATCAATCCCATTCATCGAGATTAACAAAACGAAACAAAAGAAATTGACTGGATATTAA
- a CDS encoding DUF1614 domain-containing protein, translating to MRGRLFLPLALPLLIIFFIIPFLLAYIVLTVGAVLGFTPLTTLLIYMAILVGSIVNIPITEIEKKQIMDQRPSFFETPFQQYNEKKYTTIAINLGGALIPTLISIYLIFGLTPIEILATLSSLLIVIFVSKAFSRIVKGVGIAMPMLIPPITAVTASLLATIIFSTGQANLAKISFASGVLGVLIGADLLNLHKIKKVGADTISIGGAGTFDGIFLTGVFSVIFSIFFI from the coding sequence ATGCGAGGCCGCCTCTTCTTACCACTAGCACTACCACTCCTAATCATATTCTTCATCATCCCCTTCCTACTAGCATACATCGTACTAACAGTAGGAGCTGTATTAGGTTTCACACCACTAACAACCCTACTAATCTATATGGCAATCCTAGTAGGCAGCATCGTTAACATACCAATAACAGAAATCGAAAAAAAACAAATAATGGATCAACGTCCATCTTTTTTCGAAACACCATTCCAACAATATAACGAAAAAAAATACACAACCATCGCAATAAACCTGGGGGGCGCATTAATACCAACTTTAATCTCAATCTACCTAATCTTCGGCCTCACCCCAATAGAGATATTAGCCACTTTATCTTCCTTATTAATAGTTATTTTTGTTTCTAAAGCGTTTTCAAGGATTGTTAAGGGTGTTGGGATAGCGATGCCAATGCTAATACCACCAATAACCGCAGTAACCGCCTCACTACTAGCCACAATAATCTTTAGCACCGGACAGGCAAACCTCGCCAAAATATCATTCGCCTCCGGAGTACTAGGAGTCCTAATAGGAGCAGACCTCCTAAACCTACATAAAATAAAAAAAGTCGGCGCAGACACCATAAGCATCGGAGGCGCAGGAACATTCGACGGAATATTCCTAACAGGCGTCTTCTCAGTAATATTCTCAATCTTCTTCATCTAA
- a CDS encoding metal-dependent hydrolase: MADLFTHIATVFIILKLLSWKTEFIEDKLIPVGMIGAIIPDLSRLEIIIPSPIIEQLGIHYTWFGLHTLVGATITSIILTLFFEKQHRTKVLILLVFGVISHLTLDFFLISPSPEQYAILYPLAWEPPTIGIYLSTDKIPAILTGTAATTIILIEKTRKNKRQ; the protein is encoded by the coding sequence ATGGCAGACCTATTCACCCACATAGCAACTGTTTTTATTATCCTGAAATTACTTTCCTGGAAAACAGAGTTTATAGAAGATAAACTAATACCAGTTGGGATGATAGGAGCTATAATACCAGACCTATCAAGACTCGAAATTATAATACCAAGCCCAATAATAGAACAACTCGGCATTCACTACACATGGTTCGGCCTACACACTCTTGTAGGAGCCACAATAACCTCAATCATACTAACTTTGTTTTTTGAAAAGCAACATAGAACTAAAGTCCTAATCCTATTGGTTTTTGGAGTAATATCCCACTTAACCCTAGACTTCTTTCTAATATCACCCTCTCCAGAACAATACGCAATACTATATCCTCTTGCTTGGGAACCACCAACAATCGGGATATATCTATCCACAGATAAAATACCAGCAATACTAACAGGAACAGCAGCAACAACCATAATACTGATTGAAAAAACCCGAAAAAACAAAAGACAGTAA
- a CDS encoding polysaccharide deacetylase family protein codes for MFVDKFVVTTSWDGGHPLDLKLAKLLTKYDIPRTFYIPIDNIERKNMDSKQIKDISKEFEIGGHTYHHKRKNYLKKKHTKKSINSAIQEENITKTIPK; via the coding sequence TTGTTTGTAGATAAGTTTGTTGTGACAACAAGTTGGGATGGCGGTCATCCTCTTGACTTAAAACTGGCTAAACTATTAACGAAATACGATATACCGAGAACATTCTACATACCAATAGACAATATCGAAAGGAAAAACATGGACTCTAAACAGATTAAGGATATATCTAAGGAGTTTGAAATTGGAGGGCATACATACCACCATAAAAGAAAGAACTATCTAAAAAAGAAGCATACCAAGAAATCAATTAATTCTGCTATCCAGGAGGAAAATATAACAAAAACCATCCCGAAATAG
- a CDS encoding class I SAM-dependent methyltransferase yields the protein MKAHKYRFEKILDRLPESSKELNLLDIGTTPFTLFLKEKYPDYEISTLDRTDLMENRCKEKDIEFKSCNLDKVSIPFEDNQFDIVIFTEVLEHIFAPPSKVLNEINRILKNNGKLIISVPNIASLHRRVKLLLGRNPLPHPDNQFKKDWVHGHGHLHLYTRKELISILKDSDFKIKSKKFLQPNILSNPKNEGSTTRIVKTIYYTITKLFPPFRNIIFVECIKNA from the coding sequence ATGAAAGCACATAAATATAGATTTGAAAAAATATTAGATAGATTACCTGAATCCTCAAAAGAATTGAATTTACTTGATATAGGGACAACTCCTTTTACTCTTTTTCTTAAAGAAAAATATCCAGACTATGAGATTTCAACTTTAGATCGGACTGATTTAATGGAAAATCGGTGTAAGGAGAAAGATATCGAATTTAAGTCTTGTAATCTTGATAAAGTTTCAATTCCATTTGAAGATAATCAATTTGATATAGTTATTTTTACGGAGGTATTAGAACATATTTTTGCACCACCTAGTAAAGTATTAAATGAGATAAATAGAATACTAAAAAACAATGGTAAATTGATTATAAGTGTTCCTAATATTGCCAGTTTACATCGAAGAGTGAAACTTTTATTGGGTAGAAATCCATTACCTCATCCAGATAACCAATTTAAGAAAGATTGGGTTCATGGCCATGGTCATCTTCATCTATACACAAGAAAAGAGCTAATTTCAATATTAAAAGATTCCGACTTTAAAATTAAATCAAAAAAGTTTTTACAACCAAACATATTATCTAATCCAAAAAATGAAGGAAGCACTACCCGTATAGTAAAGACCATTTATTATACTATCACAAAGTTGTTTCCACCTTTCAGAAACATTATCTTTGTTGAATGTATAAAAAATGCATAA
- a CDS encoding class I SAM-dependent methyltransferase, with amino-acid sequence MFDVVIGAGVVEHIPEDKRINFFTEVDRCLNNDGALYLTAPVEVGFSGLIRFLAKNFVYPNRGGTPNGVSRYFDYSLEEFLKTVPRNKHGTGHRYYNYTYTINELKSIFDNVSIYGWPVKKLKQLNPLLFIQAKNNK; translated from the coding sequence TTGTTTGATGTTGTAATAGGAGCTGGAGTCGTGGAACATATTCCAGAAGATAAGAGAATTAATTTTTTTACTGAAGTTGATAGGTGTCTGAATAACGATGGAGCTTTATATCTGACTGCTCCGGTTGAAGTTGGTTTTTCTGGGTTAATACGTTTTTTAGCCAAGAATTTTGTATATCCAAATAGGGGAGGTACACCTAATGGAGTCTCTCGTTATTTTGATTATTCCTTGGAGGAATTTCTAAAGACCGTTCCCAGAAATAAGCATGGAACAGGACATCGATATTACAATTACACATATACAATTAATGAATTGAAATCCATATTTGATAACGTATCTATATATGGTTGGCCCGTTAAAAAATTAAAACAATTAAACCCTCTTCTTTTTATTCAAGCAAAAAATAACAAATAA